ATAATTTATCGTTATCAGGATCTATTGAAGCCAATGAACAGGTTGAGATTCACAGTGAAATTTCCGGAATTGTGGAAGGAATTTATTTTAGCGAAGGAAGTAATGTAAAGAAAGGACAGGTACTTTTTAAGGTAAATGATATTGAATTGAGAGCTCAGTTAAGACAGGCTCAGACAAAAGAAGGTCTGGCAGGCGAAAATCAAAGAAGAGCTAAATTATTATTGCAAAAAGAAGCTATAAGTCAGGAAGAGTTTGATGTTTCCAATGCGGACTACGCTTCCGCGAAAGCACAGACTCAATTGATAAGTGCACAGATTGCCAAAACCTCTGTAAAAGCCCCTTTTTCAGGAAAAATCGGTTTGCGTTCTATTTCACCGGGAACTTACATTACGCCAACTGTTTTGGTAGCCAAACTGGTAAACACTGGGAAATTAAAAATTACATTCTCCATCCCGGAGAAATATGCTGCTCAGGTAACTTCGGGATCAGTTATTGACTTTTCGGTTTCTGGATCTGACAAAACCTATAAGGCAAAAATATACGCAATTGAACCGGAAGTAGAAGTCGCAACACGTACTTTGAAAATCCGTGCGATTGCTGAAAATACCGACGGCAAACTTTTTCCGGGAACATTTGCAGATGTAAAACTTCCTTTGAACATCATTAAAGATGCGATCCTAATACCTTCACAAGCTATTGTTCCGATACAGGATGGTAAAAAAGTGTACATCGCCAACATGGGCAAAGCTAAAGAAGTTAAGGTAGAAGCAGCCACCAGAACAGACGCTTCTGTTTTAATTTTATCCGGATTAAAAGCAGGCGATACTTTAATAACAAGTGGCGTAATGTCTTTAAAAGATGAAGCACCTATAAAGGTTAAAGTAAAATAGTTTTTAAGTTACGAGTCTGGAGTTTTATGCTTTGAAATTCAAATTATTATTTCAGGTATACTAACTCATAATTCATAACTAACAATTTATAATTCAACAAAATGAGTTTATCAACTACAAGTATAAAGAGACCTGTTTTAACCATTGTACTGAATCTTTTGATTATTTTATTCGGTTTTATTGGTTACACTTTTCTGGGTGTCCGTGAATTTCCTTCGATTGACCCGGCGCAGGTTTCTATCAGAACCAATTATACAGGAGCCAATTCTGATATTATTGAATCACAAATTACGGAACCTCTTGAAAAAGCTGTAAATGCGATTGATGGAATCAGAAATATAACATCATCCAGTAATCAGGGGAGCAGTAATATTACTATCGAATTCAACTTAGATAAAAACCTTGAAGAAGCAGCAAATGATGTTCGTGACAAGGTTTCACAGGCTGTTCGAAATTTACCGCAGGACATTGATGCACCTCCGGTTGTTTCTAAGGCAGATGCCGACAGTGAATCTATTATTTCGATGACGGTTCAGAGTGATACCAGAAGCTCATTAGAATTAAGTGATTATGCCGAGAATGTTATTTCGCAGCGTTTAGAAACTATTCCGGGAGTGAGTGGTGTTCAGATTTGGGGTCAAAAACGTTACGCCATGCGTTTATGGATTGACCCTGTAAAATTAACGGCCTACAAATGTACAGTAGCTGATGTTCGTAATGCCTTAAATGCACAAAATGTTGAACTGCCTTCAGGAAAACTGACCGGAAACAATACTGAACTTACCGTAAAAACAATAGGAAATCTTTCTAAACCGGAAGAATTCAACAACATTATCATTCGTACAGATGGTGATAAAATTATTCGTCTTAGCGATGTAGGAGGTGCAGAATTAGGACCAGAAAATATCGAAACTTCATTAACTTCTTCCGGACTTCCAATGATTGGTCTGGCAATTGTTCCGATGCCGGGAGCAAATTATTTAGATATCTCATCCGAATTTTATAAAAAATATGAAGCGCTAAAAAAAGATTTACCAAAGGATATCAAACTTAATATTGCGCTTGATAATACGTTGTTTGTAAAGAAATCAGTATTGGAAGTTGCTGAGACTTTAGGGATTTCTATTCTGTTAGTAATCATAATTATTTATCTGTTTTTCAGGGACTGGGCAATTGCGTTCAGACCTTTGATTGATATTCCTGTTTCCTTAATTGCCACATTTTTCATTATGTGGATGCTTGGGTTTTCCATAAACGTATTAACCCTTTTGGCTATTGTTTTAGCTACAGGACTTGTGGTAGATGACGGAATCGTGGTGACAGAAAATATCTTCAAAAAAGTCGAAGAAGGAATGTCCCCTATTGAAGCAGCTATAAAAGGTTCTAACGAAATTTTCTATGCTGTAATTTCGATATCCGTAACGCTGGCAGCTGTATTTTTACCAGTAATTTTCCTGGAAGGTTTCGTAGGACGCCTT
The Flavobacterium flavigenum genome window above contains:
- a CDS encoding efflux RND transporter periplasmic adaptor subunit; the protein is MKLKHLIYALIIIVLGGFITYRVISNKKKNEESKKFGDKDRPTSVNGIVVKTSVFDNNLSLSGSIEANEQVEIHSEISGIVEGIYFSEGSNVKKGQVLFKVNDIELRAQLRQAQTKEGLAGENQRRAKLLLQKEAISQEEFDVSNADYASAKAQTQLISAQIAKTSVKAPFSGKIGLRSISPGTYITPTVLVAKLVNTGKLKITFSIPEKYAAQVTSGSVIDFSVSGSDKTYKAKIYAIEPEVEVATRTLKIRAIAENTDGKLFPGTFADVKLPLNIIKDAILIPSQAIVPIQDGKKVYIANMGKAKEVKVEAATRTDASVLILSGLKAGDTLITSGVMSLKDEAPIKVKVK